A stretch of Panthera tigris isolate Pti1 chromosome E2, P.tigris_Pti1_mat1.1, whole genome shotgun sequence DNA encodes these proteins:
- the KARS1 gene encoding lysine--tRNA ligase isoform X1, translated as MLTQAAVRLVRGSLRQTSRAQWGQRELRLYQLAPFTALHKDKPLSDKRSELKRRLKAEKKIAEKEAKQKELSEKQLSQATTAATNHTTDNGVGAEEESLDPNQYFKIRSQAVHQLKISGEDPYPHKFHVDISLTHFIQEYSHLQPGDHLTDITLKVAGRIHAKRASGGKLIFYDLRGEGVKLQVMANSRNYKSEEEFIHINNKLRRGDIIGVQGNPGKTKKGELSIIPYEITLLSPCLHMLPHLHFGLKDKETRYRQRYLDLILNDFVRQKFIIRSKIITYIRSFLDELGFLEIETPMMNIIPGGAVAKPFITYHNELDMNLYMRIAPELYHKILVVGGIDRVYEIGRQFRNEGIDLTHNPEFTTCEFYMAYADYHDLMEITEKMISGMVKHITGSYKITYHPDGPEGQAHEIDFTPPFRRISMVEELEKVLGVKLPETRLFETEETRKILDDICVARAVECPPPRTTARLLDKLVGEFLETTCINPTFICDHPQIMSPLAKWHRSKEGLTERFELFVMKKEICNAYTELNDPVRQRQLFEEQAKAKAAGDDEAMFIDENFCTALEYGLPPTAGWGMGIDRVTMFLTDSNNIKEVLLFPAMKPEDKKESGATTDTLESTTTGTSV; from the exons ATGTTGACGCAAGCTGCTGTAAGGCTTGTTAGGGGGTCCCTGCGCCAAACCTCCCGGGCacagtgggggcagagggagctgcGACTGTATCAACTTGCTCCTTTCACAGCGCTTCACAAGGACAAGCCACTTTCTGATAAAAGAAG TGAGCTAAAGAGACGCCTGAAAGCTGAGAAGAAAATTGCAGAGAAGGAAGCCAAGCAGAAGGAGCTCAGTGAAAAACAACTAAGCCAGGCCACCACTGCCGCTACCAACCACACCACTGACAATGGTGTGGGTGCCGAGGAGGAGAGTCTGGACCCAAAT cAATACTTCAAGATCCGTAGCCAAGCAGTCCACCAACTGAAGATCAGTGGGGAAGACCCGTATCCACACAAGTTCCACGTAGACATCTCGCTGACTCATTTTATCCAAGAATACAGTCACCTGCAGCCTGGGGACCACCTAACTGACATCACCTTAAAGGTGGCAG GTAGGATACATGCCAAAAGAGCTTCTGGGGGAAAGCTCATCTTCTATGACCTTCGAGGAGAGGGGGTCAAGTTGCAAGTCATGGCCAATTCCAG GAATTACAAATCAGAAGAAGAATTTATCCATATCAATAACAAACTGCGTCGGGGAGACATAATTGGAGTTCAGGGGAATCCTGGGAAGACCAAGAAGGGTGAGCTGAGCATCATTCCCTATGAGATCACACTGCTGTCGCCGTGTTTGCATATGTTACCTCACCTCCACTTTGGCCTCAAAGACAAG GAAACACGATATCGTCAGAGATACTTGGACTTGATCCTGAATGACTTCGTGAGGCAAAAGTTTATCATCCGCTCTAAGATCATCACATATATAAGGAGTTTCTTGGATGAGCTAGGATTCCTGGAG ATTGAAACTCCCATGATGAACATCATCCCAGGGGGAGCTGTGGCCAAGCCTTTCATCACATACCACAATGAGCTGGACATGAATTTATACATGAGAATTGCTCCAGAACTCTACCATAAG ATCCTGGTGGTTGGTGGCATCGACCGGGTTTATGAAATTGGACGTCAGTTCCGGAATGAAGGAATTGATTTGACTCACAATCCTGAGTTCACCACCTGCGAGTTCTACATGGCCTATGCAGACTATCACGATCTCATGGAAATCACGGAGAAGATGATTTCAG GGATGGTGAAGCATATTACAGGCAGTTACAAGATCACCTACCATCCAGATGGCCCGGAGGGCCAAGCCCATGAGATTGACTTCACCCCACCCTTCCGGAGAATCAGCATGGTTGAAGAACTTGAGAAGGTCTTGGGGGTGAAGCTGCCAGAAACCAGGCTCTTTGAGACCGAAG AAACTCGTAAAATCCTTGACGATATCTGCGTGGCAAGAGCTGTTGAATGCCCTCCACCTCGGACCACTGCCAGACTCCTTGATAAG CTTGTCGGGGAGTTCCTGGAAACAACATGCATCAATCCTACGTTCATCTGTGATCACCCGCAGATAATGAGCCCTTTGGCTAAATG GCACCGCTCtaaggagggtctcactgagcgcTTTGAGCTATTTGTCATGAAAAAGGAAATCTGCAATGCCTACACCGAGCTGAATGACCCTGTGCGGCAGCGGCAGCTCTTTGAAGAACAGGCCAAG GCCAAGGCCGCTGGCGACGATGAGGCCATGTTCATAGATGAGAACTTCTGCACTGCCCTGGAATACGGGCTGCCCCCCACAGCTGGCTGGGGCATGGGCATCGACCGTGTCACCATGTTTCTCACAGATTCCAATAACATCAAG GAAGTACTTCTGTTTCCTGCCATGAAGCCCGAAGACAAGAAAGAGAGTGGAGCCACCACGGATACATTGGAAAGTACAACAACTGGTACTTCTGTCTAG
- the KARS1 gene encoding lysine--tRNA ligase isoform X2 translates to MAAVQAAEVKVDGSEPKLSKNELKRRLKAEKKIAEKEAKQKELSEKQLSQATTAATNHTTDNGVGAEEESLDPNQYFKIRSQAVHQLKISGEDPYPHKFHVDISLTHFIQEYSHLQPGDHLTDITLKVAGRIHAKRASGGKLIFYDLRGEGVKLQVMANSRNYKSEEEFIHINNKLRRGDIIGVQGNPGKTKKGELSIIPYEITLLSPCLHMLPHLHFGLKDKETRYRQRYLDLILNDFVRQKFIIRSKIITYIRSFLDELGFLEIETPMMNIIPGGAVAKPFITYHNELDMNLYMRIAPELYHKILVVGGIDRVYEIGRQFRNEGIDLTHNPEFTTCEFYMAYADYHDLMEITEKMISGMVKHITGSYKITYHPDGPEGQAHEIDFTPPFRRISMVEELEKVLGVKLPETRLFETEETRKILDDICVARAVECPPPRTTARLLDKLVGEFLETTCINPTFICDHPQIMSPLAKWHRSKEGLTERFELFVMKKEICNAYTELNDPVRQRQLFEEQAKAKAAGDDEAMFIDENFCTALEYGLPPTAGWGMGIDRVTMFLTDSNNIKEVLLFPAMKPEDKKESGATTDTLESTTTGTSV, encoded by the exons ATGGCTGCGGTGCAGGCGGCTGAGGTGAAAGTGGACGGCAGCGAGCCAAAACTGAGCAAAAA TGAGCTAAAGAGACGCCTGAAAGCTGAGAAGAAAATTGCAGAGAAGGAAGCCAAGCAGAAGGAGCTCAGTGAAAAACAACTAAGCCAGGCCACCACTGCCGCTACCAACCACACCACTGACAATGGTGTGGGTGCCGAGGAGGAGAGTCTGGACCCAAAT cAATACTTCAAGATCCGTAGCCAAGCAGTCCACCAACTGAAGATCAGTGGGGAAGACCCGTATCCACACAAGTTCCACGTAGACATCTCGCTGACTCATTTTATCCAAGAATACAGTCACCTGCAGCCTGGGGACCACCTAACTGACATCACCTTAAAGGTGGCAG GTAGGATACATGCCAAAAGAGCTTCTGGGGGAAAGCTCATCTTCTATGACCTTCGAGGAGAGGGGGTCAAGTTGCAAGTCATGGCCAATTCCAG GAATTACAAATCAGAAGAAGAATTTATCCATATCAATAACAAACTGCGTCGGGGAGACATAATTGGAGTTCAGGGGAATCCTGGGAAGACCAAGAAGGGTGAGCTGAGCATCATTCCCTATGAGATCACACTGCTGTCGCCGTGTTTGCATATGTTACCTCACCTCCACTTTGGCCTCAAAGACAAG GAAACACGATATCGTCAGAGATACTTGGACTTGATCCTGAATGACTTCGTGAGGCAAAAGTTTATCATCCGCTCTAAGATCATCACATATATAAGGAGTTTCTTGGATGAGCTAGGATTCCTGGAG ATTGAAACTCCCATGATGAACATCATCCCAGGGGGAGCTGTGGCCAAGCCTTTCATCACATACCACAATGAGCTGGACATGAATTTATACATGAGAATTGCTCCAGAACTCTACCATAAG ATCCTGGTGGTTGGTGGCATCGACCGGGTTTATGAAATTGGACGTCAGTTCCGGAATGAAGGAATTGATTTGACTCACAATCCTGAGTTCACCACCTGCGAGTTCTACATGGCCTATGCAGACTATCACGATCTCATGGAAATCACGGAGAAGATGATTTCAG GGATGGTGAAGCATATTACAGGCAGTTACAAGATCACCTACCATCCAGATGGCCCGGAGGGCCAAGCCCATGAGATTGACTTCACCCCACCCTTCCGGAGAATCAGCATGGTTGAAGAACTTGAGAAGGTCTTGGGGGTGAAGCTGCCAGAAACCAGGCTCTTTGAGACCGAAG AAACTCGTAAAATCCTTGACGATATCTGCGTGGCAAGAGCTGTTGAATGCCCTCCACCTCGGACCACTGCCAGACTCCTTGATAAG CTTGTCGGGGAGTTCCTGGAAACAACATGCATCAATCCTACGTTCATCTGTGATCACCCGCAGATAATGAGCCCTTTGGCTAAATG GCACCGCTCtaaggagggtctcactgagcgcTTTGAGCTATTTGTCATGAAAAAGGAAATCTGCAATGCCTACACCGAGCTGAATGACCCTGTGCGGCAGCGGCAGCTCTTTGAAGAACAGGCCAAG GCCAAGGCCGCTGGCGACGATGAGGCCATGTTCATAGATGAGAACTTCTGCACTGCCCTGGAATACGGGCTGCCCCCCACAGCTGGCTGGGGCATGGGCATCGACCGTGTCACCATGTTTCTCACAGATTCCAATAACATCAAG GAAGTACTTCTGTTTCCTGCCATGAAGCCCGAAGACAAGAAAGAGAGTGGAGCCACCACGGATACATTGGAAAGTACAACAACTGGTACTTCTGTCTAG